In the genome of Plasmodium gaboni strain SY75 chromosome 2, whole genome shotgun sequence, the window TAATGTTCttgtttttaatttgttatcttcatttttctCTTCATATGGTTGTTTTTGTGCAAACACCTAttaaggaaaaaaaaaaaaatatatataaatgtatatgtattattaacatgctttatatatatgcatgATGGCATGtgaaaatatgaatattttaatttttgttatataatatattgattGATATATTGcaacaaaataaaaatacatacacacatatatatatatatatatatatatatatatatatatatatatttatatgttaaaataagaattatttaatctctttattttttgtgttcaatataatttatttgtttctCTTACATTTTGATGCAAAACGATTAATCCGAATAAAACTGctatataaaatattttaacataagcatgtatcatttttacttatttattttaattctatgaattagtttttttttatttatttaaagaataatattccaaattatttatatggtttgtatattataatacctttttaaatatttattatataatatatatatattatactaTAATTTATGTGTATTTGTAGCATAattatgatttatataaattatgaataattttatatataatatttttgaaaatataagtctaatatttatatctgaaatttaaataattcatatattttttttgaaataaaaaaaaaaaaaatataattaatatatatatatatatatatttgtcaaatatgtaatatataataatttttagtatatatttaaatataaaagataatataatatatatttatatatatatatatacatatatatagtaataTGTTAAAATACCAATGtaatatgtaaaatatattatataataaatgtaacatgagaaatatcatatatttattttttttgtaaaattTGGTACAAAGCGAATTTGAAAGAAGATGtgaataaatatgaaaaatatataaaattaacaattggatatattaataatataaacaaaaaaaaaaaaaaaaaaaaaattacatatataattttttattttttttgtacgaatttttttttatttttattaaatataaatatataattaaatatttataaaaaaaataaaatattaaattaattggttctatattatatatttatatattgtcTATATTAACAATTCACACTAATTGTTTAAATGAATCAAACATTTgatttttaattttaacttttgatttatatttcttttttatgtttcatatacatatatatatataagtcAATAAAAAGgacaatataaaaatatataaatgcattttatgaataattatgtatatatttataataaaaagagaaatatgcgatattaataaatatatacatttatagatttattatatatatattatgttggaataaatattttatttaatatatgtacattATACATGTATATAGAATTATTGTACGCACAGTTTTTAATATTgtattaaatttatttttatttttgaggaataaaaaatttgattaaaatatatatatatatgtatatatatatatatatatatatatatatatatatataaatatgtgtattttattttctatgaaaataagaattcaatttttaattatattagAGACATAGttttatgtataatattgaaaaaatataattttaaaaaaatgaaatataatcatatatatatatatatatattagttGTGTCAtcttaattttttgaatatatttatttatatttttaaggggaacataaaatttaatatggattatgtatataattaaaacAATGTTTTCgtaataataaatcataaatcattaataaattaacaatataattatatataaatattattaatacaagacacacacatatataatatgagcatatatttatatttaaaaaaaaaaaaaaaaaaaaaaaaacaacGGTGTCATCTTGActaaataaaaagatatttCTTCCTGGttcatattaaaataaataaaaaaaaagagatatttcatttcatttagtattaaattatattatagacttcattaatatatattattatatatgtaatattaattttttacatataattattccttcttttcttatttttcttcttctatGTATTAATGAGtctattttttataaaattgtTTCATAATTGTATGTCTTAAAAGAaattacatttatataaactttgtagcaatatatatatatattaagaaatataatgaatattatattctttatatatttatatatattaaaaactAATTAAGCCTGCTGTTTTTACAATAAGACATAAATGGGattatgttattattattttttatttagtttatataataagaataagGAAATATTCGTTTGTTATATGATTATGAAAACATGAAgcatttttaatatgttattattattattattatatttttgttttgtttatggctgtatttttttgttgatttttacaatatatattatttaaaataatgGATTATAATTAAACAGGTATTGTGTATTAGTTAATGGTATATATTAAacttataaaatatattaatatatatttttttgacAAATTTATAATTGGATAAATGAATAGGTATTTTTATGTATcagaataatatatatatatatatatatatatatatatatatatatttttgatttacatataatttattaaaatgtgattaaaatattttttgtgatattcattatagacatatatattctGCAAATTTGAGATAGTATATGAACCCtatgaattttttaaaacgAGAAATATCAAGAcaataaattaaaatgatatatatattttatcgATGTTGCTAAAAAATTTCTTAAAAATTGAACTTATGATGGATGAAAAggatatttttaatatgtattattttttatttgaaagttctatattaattatatatagaaaaaacataaaataaatatgtatggtttaaatattaaaaactTGTTAAGGTACAATACgaatttttaaataaatgaccatattttgttatattgaattatagggatattatttaatttaaaatatataatattttgttgtAATGTATTGAAGAATAGATAATAgaaatttaattttttttaataaaatgtttttataataataatattaatttaatgATTATTCACAAAAGAACTataagttatatataagaatcATTAGATATGTGTAATGATTTTGTTGAATTGAGGTAAGAAggaaataaattaaaaatatatttaataatgtGTATTTAAGAAATgattgaaaataattttgatCTATGTCTgaattaatttaatttttattataattatatgtagAATATTATGAAGAAAAACTATGATGgattattaaaaaagaaatggttttattattattagaaaGAACATtagatattttatataaacgtacggtaaaaatattatttaaattgtCACAATTCTTTGTCTTTTAATGTTGcaaaaatatacaaaaataataaagattTAGTTATAAGAGAAGCCATTTATTAAgttcaaaaaaaagatatatatatatatatatatataatttgaaGAGATagatgatgaagaagaagaagaaaaagaaaaaaggaaagaaaaacaagaataaagaaatatatgtCAAAGATATATAACATGAAAATGTTAATGTTGAAGAATAGAACCaagcatatatatatatatatatatataaagacAGTTTAGCCtgaataatattcataatattagaattaaaattaatatattttatttatttatttatttttcctgtacatttttatttatagattaaatatttatttaataatgattTGTATTGtctttaaaataattatatattttgaatttttattcaattctgagtatatatattttatataatgttattATCTACTTTCTGATAATTAaatagtaaaaaaaatagtatattttattttaattataattgaagcattaatataataagtaatgtaaattaatttattattacatttataatttattttgtttttttcttataaaatattaaatatatatttttcctttttatttataaagtcaatgtatataaatgtGTACTTTATAAGGTAATGAAAAGAAGTTTATTACATATAGTATTATAAgcatatatatgtgtaatGGAAATTAAAATGAAGGAATAATGTAAACATgaataagaaaataattatttcatataatattttataatttgtaTTACATAAAAAGCTCAATTAAgttataaattaaaagattTCAAACtagtattatataaattactctgataaaaaaaaaataaaaatatatatatatatatatatatattttatgtaatttatttatgGAACCCTATGctaatataatataatataatataatataatataatataatataatataatatatatcatgtttatttttatttttatttttatttttattttttttcttttataatttttaaactaaattattatattacatttttttttttttttttcatttaatatagCTTAGTTGTCCTCATTAAGAACTTAGAGAAAAAGGTACTCATAAAATATAAGCGTAATTCTATACTTAAAATGTATTActtacatatatatattttattattatttgaattttaaaaataaaaaaatgaaaccattatatatatatatatattttatataaaacttgaaaatattttacataaCTGTTAGAAgttattcatttattatttttattagaaattaaattatttaacaataaaaatatatataatataaatacttttattataatatatattagttactattttaatatatttataaaaatatagtattattatatttcttacATATTCAATAgttattacaaaaaaagaaaagtattattaatattatcatattaataCAAGCTAATTAAAGcattaataaataaaaaaaatatgattgtaagaatatatttgaaaaacaatagaataaatataggttaacttatattatgttcataaaaattataaaatagtatattttattatatgtaaatattcattttttatttctaaatttttttttttttaatatatatattaatattttaacataattacatatattataacacaattgtaaatattttattataatatatataattcataatatataaaatattataattttttattatataatattaaaatgatGGTATAAAATggataatatataagaaaatttataatataaactctgattgataatattattgcTATTATTCTTATTCTCTTAATATTACCATATATTTTCCATACccaattttttttagtatatggaaatgaaataaaataaaaataataaaactaaaaaaagaaaaagaaaaaaataaataggtatatattttattttattttatattatgttaattttatgtataattataaaaactattattcatataagtttttatgttttatataataataataaatatttgattaaatataagaaaattttatataatatatatatatatatatgtgtagaattatataaaaagaattcAAGTTGgtatgtatgtataattataaaaaattttttattaaatataagaaaattataaatataattatatatatatatatatgattatatgtattgaaatttttttttttttttttctaatttaGTTACATAAATTAGTTCTTGTTtggaaaaataaaaataaaatttttttcatttttatttttaatatatcgggaaaaaaaaaaaaaaggcgaaatataatatatatatattataaactatataattattttatgcccttatattttgattcctaatattatatatttaaaatatctaACAATGAAATATgaacattttaaaaatgggttattttaataataaatttaatatttttatattatggagtaatattattttgtatttctTACTTATAGTTAcatttacattttataacaatgtaagaaaagtaaaaaaaattgaatatatatatatatatatatatatatatgtataatttgtttttgttattgtataaatttatttaaaattttatatattatattatatatatatatatatatattttttataggATTTGTTTAATAACTACAATAGTGAAAAATCAAACATAATATGGGCTTCATCAATTTTTAGATATAGCAGATCATTAGCtgaatattataacaataaaGAAGGGTATAATGTATTAAGAATAAATTTGGATCATAAAAAGCTTAAAGGTGTGTTTGAGGATATGCATCctgaaataaaaatggtAGAAGTTGATTCAGAAAGTATATGCCCTGGTACAAATGAAGTTAATTTAAAGATTATTACAAATTTAAGACCAGATATGATTAAAGTAAATGCAACAAGtgaaaatatatcattagGAGAATGGAATAACATTATGGAATATTATGGTCATCCACCATCTAAGGCCGTATCTATATTAGATTCGGACTTAAAAGACAACCTagaaatgaaaatgaaaaaaaaaaaaagaaaaagaccttttataagatatatttCAGAAATTGTAGGTTATGCTATTATGATAATTCCTGGTTTTCCTATTCTTGTTGGTATTGTATGTGTTGGATTCTGCATATTAATCTTCAAGGGTATCAAAGCTGctaaaaaatattttagTACAATTATGAAATGgcttttttaaaaaagtgaaaattttattatacatatatttatgagataaaatataataagtAAGAATTGTA includes:
- a CDS encoding exported protein (hyp9), which translates into the protein MGYFNNKFNIFILWSNIILYFLLIVTFTFYNNDLFNNYNSEKSNIIWASSIFRYSRSLAEYYNNKEGYNVLRINLDHKKLKGVFEDMHPEIKMVEVDSESICPGTNEVNLKIITNLRPDMIKVNATSENISLGEWNNIMEYYGHPPSKAVSILDSDLKDNLEMKMKKKKRKRPFIRYISEIVGYAIMIIPGFPILVGIVCVGFCILIFKGIKAAKKYFSTIMKWLF